From Pseudomonas fluorescens:
CGGAATGACTGGCCTGGAGCCATCGTTCGATTTTCCCCGCTGCCTATGGGGCTACATACGCCTGCGCTCAGGTCAAGCAAAAAACTTTCTAAAATCGCCTGAAAGCCTTGTACACAGCGGCCTGAAGCGTTTTGCACTTGCCCCCAAAGACTGTGGGCGCAGCTGTGGATAACCTGCGTGCATATGGCTGCAAGCCACGGCTCATAAGGCTTTGCTCGTTATGGTTAAAAAATAACCAGGCGTGAGTGAGGTGATGTGCATAGCGGTTGCCGCAACCGCGGCGTAAAGGCATTCTGCTGGCTGATTTTTTTCCCCGATGCCCGCAAGGAGAACACCATGTCCAACACGCTGTTTATTACTGGCGCCACCTCAGGTTTCGGCGAAGCCTGCGCCCGTCGGTTCGCCGAAGCCGGCTGGAAACTGGTGCTCACCGGTCGTCGTGCCGAGCGTTTGAACGCGCTGGTCGAAGAGCTTTCCAAGCAGACCGAAGTGCATGGCCTGGTGGTGGACGTCCGTGACCGCAAGGGCATGGAGGATGCCATCGCCAACCTGCCACCATCGTTCGCCACGCTGCGCGGCTTGATCAACAACGCCGGGCTGGCCGTGGGCACTGACCCTGCACCCAAGTGCAACCTCGACGACTGGGAAACCATGGTCGACACCAATATCAAGGGCCTGCTGACCACCACCAGCCTGCTGCTGCCGCGCCTGATCGCCCATGGGCGTGGTGCCGGGATCATCAACCTGGGCTCCATTGCCGGCAGCTACCCGTATCCAGGCAGCCACGTGTATGGCGGCTCCAAGGCGTTCGTGAAGCAGTTCTCGCTGAACCTGCGTTGCGACCTGCAAGGCACAGGCGTGCGCGTGACCAATATCGAGCCGGGCTTGTGCGAGAGTGAGTTCTCCCTGGTGCGCTTCGGTGGTGACCAGGCGCGCTACGACGCCACCTACGCCGGCGCCGAGCCCATCCAGCCGCAGGACATTGCCGACACCATCTTCTGGGTGCTGAACACCCCTGCGCACGTCAACATCAACCGGTTGGAGCTGATGCCGGTGAGCCAGACCTGGGCTGGGTTTGCGATTGAGCGTGGGGCTAAGGCCTAAGCCGCTTACGCCATACACTGTAGGAGCGAGCTTGCTCGCGAAAAACGTCAACGATGACGCGTGCATTCTGACTGCACGTGGCGCCCTCGGGTTTTTCGCGAGCAAGCTCGCTCCTACAATAAATGGCGGCAAATCGGTCAAAACAGGCCATAAGGTACACTCCACTCCTGAAAACCCCACCGCATCCAGCGGTTCAAAGGTTTTGACGGGAGGAATTGTGAGTAACCGAGGTGAGCAGTCGCTGCTCAAACAATCGACGATCCTGATGTTCGCTGTCGCGATCGCCGGGATTGTCACGGGTGTGGTTTCTGGCGCCCAATCCATTTTATTCGACGGCTTTTTCTCGCTGATCGCCACCGCCATCAAGGTGTTGATGCTGATCACGGCCAAGCTGATCGCCAAGAAAAGCAATGAGCGTTTCCAGTTCGGCTACTGGCACTTGGAGCCGATGGTATTGCTGATCGAAGGCAGCTTCCTGCTGCTGATCGCCATCTATGCGTTCCTTAACGGTGTGTTCGGCATTATCAATGGCGGGCGCGAGATCGAGTTGGGCCTGGTGATTATCTATGCCGCGGTATTTACCGTGGTCGAGTTCGCCTATTTCTTCTATGTGCGCTACCGCAACCGCAGGCTCAAGTCATCGCTGATCCAGTTCGACAACATCAGTTGGCTGGTGGACGCGATGCTTTCGGTGGGCTTGCTGGTCAGCTTTCTCGCCGCGCTGTTGCTTAAGTCCCAGGGCTATGGCGAGTGGGCGGTGTATGTCGACCCGTTGATCCTGATCCTGCTGGCCCTGAGCATGCTGGCGCCGGCCTTCAAGATCCTGCGCCCGGCCTTGCGCGAGGTGTTGGGGATTGCCCCGGACCACTTGGACGACAAGGTGCGTGAAGTGATGGACGCCGCCCAGGCCAGGCATGGTTTCGAAGACTACGTGTCCTACGTGCAAAAGCACGGACGGGCGCGGTTTATCGAGATTCATGTGGTGTTGCCGGCGGACTACCCGGTGGATAGCGTCGCGACCCTCGACGGGCTGCGCGAAGAGATATCCACAGGGCTGGGCACACCGGATGCGGCGCGCTGGTTGACGATCAGCTTTACCGGGGATCGCAAGTGGATTGCTTGATGGTCAGTTAGACCGAGTCGTCTGCATCGGGGGCTTGCCCCCGATGAGGCCCTGAAGGTCACCCGAGATGCTGGATCAAACCCTGATAACAGGTCGCCAAATGATAAGGCGTGGTCGACGGCATATCCCGCCGGCTCACGTCGCCTTTGGCATCCAGGCATTCATGCCAGCCTTTTTCATGCAGGAAATGCTGTTGCAGCGCGAGCAATTGGCGCTGCAGCACGGCCTCACTGCCAGGCCGCAAGGTCAGTGCCCGCAGGTATTCCGCCTGGGCCCAGATACGCTGGGTGCCGTCGCGCACCGTACCGTCGAGTGCCAGCATGCCGCTGACCGCCCCGGTCGCGCTATCCACACCCTTGTGCTCTGCGTAGGCAAACGCCCGCGTCAGTGACCCATGCAGTGGAGTGCCGCGCAGCACGGGCGACGATTCCAGCAAAAAGAACCACTCGAACTGGTGCCCCGGCTCAAACCAGTTATCCACAGCGCCCAGCGGTTTTTCCATCATCACGCCATGCTGGCGTTCGATAAAGCGCTGCTGCATGGCCGTCGCCAGGCTCAGCAGGGCCGCTTGCACGCCGGTATCCTCACGCACCGCCAGGGTGGCGAGGAAGCCTTCGGCCAGGTGCATCAGCGGGTTTTGCAGCGGGCCGGACTTGAG
This genomic window contains:
- a CDS encoding SDR family oxidoreductase is translated as MSNTLFITGATSGFGEACARRFAEAGWKLVLTGRRAERLNALVEELSKQTEVHGLVVDVRDRKGMEDAIANLPPSFATLRGLINNAGLAVGTDPAPKCNLDDWETMVDTNIKGLLTTTSLLLPRLIAHGRGAGIINLGSIAGSYPYPGSHVYGGSKAFVKQFSLNLRCDLQGTGVRVTNIEPGLCESEFSLVRFGGDQARYDATYAGAEPIQPQDIADTIFWVLNTPAHVNINRLELMPVSQTWAGFAIERGAKA
- a CDS encoding cation diffusion facilitator family transporter; amino-acid sequence: MSNRGEQSLLKQSTILMFAVAIAGIVTGVVSGAQSILFDGFFSLIATAIKVLMLITAKLIAKKSNERFQFGYWHLEPMVLLIEGSFLLLIAIYAFLNGVFGIINGGREIELGLVIIYAAVFTVVEFAYFFYVRYRNRRLKSSLIQFDNISWLVDAMLSVGLLVSFLAALLLKSQGYGEWAVYVDPLILILLALSMLAPAFKILRPALREVLGIAPDHLDDKVREVMDAAQARHGFEDYVSYVQKHGRARFIEIHVVLPADYPVDSVATLDGLREEISTGLGTPDAARWLTISFTGDRKWIA
- a CDS encoding AGE family epimerase/isomerase; the encoded protein is MPTVPSSTPQSSLNAVLSHFHDVIVPLWQGPGWNAELTLPYEALDADHRPLPPQRYRAMACARQLYLFASLIGVPGAAFAEERAAALFRSLQRHFHDAEHGGWFYSIDPAGQPLDKRKDLYTHAFIIFACAHYWAKVREPLVESVLNAALEVVAERFANGDGLYEAVLERNWSSLKSGPLQNPLMHLAEGFLATLAVREDTGVQAALLSLATAMQQRFIERQHGVMMEKPLGAVDNWFEPGHQFEWFFLLESSPVLRGTPLHGSLTRAFAYAEHKGVDSATGAVSGMLALDGTVRDGTQRIWAQAEYLRALTLRPGSEAVLQRQLLALQQHFLHEKGWHECLDAKGDVSRRDMPSTTPYHLATCYQGLIQHLG